The genomic DNA ACTTTTCGTAAAGCCTTGAAACGCTTCGACTGATGATTTTTGAAGCTTGATGATTCATCAATAACCAACATGTCAAACGGCCACTTCTTTGCCTCGATGCATTTCTGGATCAGCCACATCGTATTCTCACGGTTGATCAGGTAGATATCGGCATCTGCTTTCAAAGCTCTTTCACGTTCAGCCGCCGTTCCCAGGATGATGGAATACTTCAGATGCTTCACACTGTCCCACTTGCTAATCTCTTCCGGCCATGTTGTTTCGGCTACCCGAAGCGGTGCAATAACAAGAACCCTGGTGATGTCGAAGCGGTTATACATCAGCTCGTTGATGGCACTCAGCGTCGATATTGTTTTGCCGAGTCCCATATCAAGAATCAAGGCACACTTGGGTTTGTCAAGGATCTGGTTGATGGCATATATCTGATACGGATGTGCTTTAAACTTGATGGCCATTTCGCACGCTTTCTACATAAGCCATGAATTCTTGGATAAGCTGTTCTGTGCAGACTAACCAAACACGCACATCTAGGTCTTTCAGCTTCTTATGCATTAACCTTTGTCTTGCCGACAACCTGCCGCCTTTCGGCTTTTTGGTTTCAACCGGAAAGATGAAACCTCCTGGAAAGATAGCCAGCCGATCCGGCATTCCTGACGTTCCTGGACTTATAAATTTTGGTGCGATCCCGCCTGCATTTTCAACTGCTTTTACGAACTTTTTTTCGATGTCTTTTTCTAATTTTCCAAGTTCTAATTTTTCAAGCATTTTTCAGCCTCTTTCTGTGTGCCGTTAACAATGTTAACAAATATTTTCAAAATCTCACGCGTATAGGCAATTAGGCTCTCGCGTATGTGTTATATGCGTTCACGTGTTGCCTAATTAACCATTTCATTAAAGTCTATATAAATCGTGTTAACATTGTTAACAAAATAAGTTTTTCCAATTTTGGGTAAGTTTTTAAGATTTTTTGTCAATTTCCGGTATGGTTTTTTGGCAAAAGTTGTGTTAACACATCTGTTAACAAGGCGTTAACAATCATTTTTGTGTTAACGGATGGCCTGTTAACACTTTTTGCGGTTTTTAAGGTTTGTTAACACTTTTCGCGAACGTATCCGCGCTGGTTGCCGTACTCTTTTCCGCACCTTATGCCATTTGATTTTTTCCATCCGCCTATGGCTTCTACCGCTTCATTGATTTTCCGGATGTTGAAACTGCTTCGGTTTCTAAAGTCACCGCCCAGACATTCGCACCAAATCTCAATGGCACTTATCTTTGTACGCTGACAGCTTCCTCCCTTTTTAGGGCCTTCAGTCGTCCTGAATTCCTCATTGGCTGCCAACCATTGCTGACGTTCAGATATCGTGAGATCATACCAATTAGCCGTAATCGGCTTGTTCAGGAACTCTTCAATGATGCCAATGTTGTCATCGTAAACCGCATGCAGCTTCTGCATGTGCTCCGCTTTTTCATTGATTTCGCTTGACAGGTTCATGATGTTTTCTCCGGATCGGTACAGCTCTAAAGCTTCAGCCCATATCTGGGAAATTTCCGCTTCCGTCAGGTCATCCCATACAGTTTTCTTGCGTCTAAGCGAATCAGTTTCCACGACCCAGAAGCGGCGGTTGCCGGTTGCATCGTCCAAAAATTCATTATCGTTAGTCGTACCTATGAAGATGCACTTTCGCTTGTTGACTGTAACGTTGCGCTGGTAAGCCTTGCGGTAGGTGTCGTCCTGTTTAGATATGTAGCTCTTGATGGCTTCACGGTCGCTCTTTTTAAGGGCCACGAGTTCGGACATTTCCATGATCCATACGCCATCCAGCGCCTCATAGGCTTCCTTGCCTTTGATATCGACAAGCGTATCGGATGCCCAGGCTCCGCCAAGCTTCTTGACGAACAGGCTCTTGCCGATGCCTTGCTTGCCAATTAAGGTCAGCATGTAATCGAACTTGCATCCGGGATTGTAGATCCTGGCCACAGCTGCAACCAGCGTTTTGCGGGTCACGGTGCGCACGTAGTCGTTGTCTTCAGCACCCAGGTAATCGATGAGCAGGGCTTCCACGCGCTCCGTTCCGTCCCAGGTTGCGCTTTCGATGTAGTCCTTGACAGGGTGAAAGGATCCATCTTCAAACACGATGGTCACAGCATCGATGAGCTTCTGGCGGCCTTCGATTTTATAGGTTGATTCCATGTAATGACGCAAGGATGCATCATCCAGGTCACTCCAGTATTCCGTGTGGCGCTGCCATGGAAGCTTCTGCAGGACCTCGTAACGGTCCGTGAAAAGGTTGTGTCCGCCAAGGCCGAGCAGGTTCGGGTCATGCTTCAGGATCCGGACCATGTTGTCGATTGTGCTTTCGAATTCGCCGTGACCGTCAACGGAAAGGTCCTTCAGCCATGACGTATCCGATGCATTCACCTTGGTGCCGAACTCTTCCTTGGCCTGATTCAGGCATTCGGTTCCTATTGTGACGCGCACGTTGGCATCACTGCTCACGAGCTCCATCATCTTGACCCAGGATGGCAGTTTGTTGATTGGCGTGTCTTCTTTGGCACCTTCATCCAGCTGGCCGAACTTGTGGATCCTGACCAGGTCAAAGGCGTTGCACAGCTGTCCGGAGATCGGATCCGTCGAATGGTTACTGTAGGCAAACTTGTCGTCATAGATGACCAGACCGCCGGCCGTGGAGCCGTTGACATAGGTATATCGTCCCGGGCTGAACTCCTTGTAAACATCAGTTAAAAAGGTGGCAATGACCGATTCAATAGGGTAAGTTCTACAGAAGACGCCTATGTTTCCGCCTTTGGCCAATGGGTCTCCCTGCTTGTCCGCCGTCTTTTTACGGATGCCGGCTGAGCGTGAAGACTCCGGCCAGAAGGACGTGTCGCGCCAATCCTGGTACTGTGAAAGAATGTCGTCAGGGTTGAGAACCGGCGCATCAATTACATCAAAGAAGTAATGCCCGTCTGATGGCGTCGATGGCCAGAACATGAGGCGCGCAGCTTCAT from Ignavibacteria bacterium includes the following:
- a CDS encoding VRR-NUC domain-containing protein; translated protein: MLEKLELGKLEKDIEKKFVKAVENAGGIAPKFISPGTSGMPDRLAIFPGGFIFPVETKKPKGGRLSARQRLMHKKLKDLDVRVWLVCTEQLIQEFMAYVESVRNGHQV